A single Osmerus mordax isolate fOsmMor3 chromosome 9, fOsmMor3.pri, whole genome shotgun sequence DNA region contains:
- the slc24a4a gene encoding sodium/potassium/calcium exchanger 4a: protein MEPDRSCTVSKKTIITKIFKVRKRRQMLFIQVCFISSVLCLTWCMSALLSLTGHGLVLDTGRSLAGTPDLLGRRLMAVDDDNDTLAKNCTEPAVHEFPEDMFTNRQRTQGAVLIHIFAALYMFLALAIVCDDYFVMSLDKICEKLDLSEDVAGATFMAAGSSAPELFASVIGVFITHGDVGVGTIVGSAVFNILCIIGVCGIFAGQVVYLTKFSVFRDSLYYTLSVVALIAFIYDGKIVWWESLILVVMYSGYIIIMKFNSQLQSYFSGKEEKALANGNTASSELEDGNGCYDSIWDDPSTPLLPPVKPAKSYSRGSVVMVDEMISSSPPHYRFPEAGLRVMITNHFGPKTRLRMASRLIINEQQRLVQASNGDTTMVLDGKTETLENGGVAEDKPAEEGEEVGLASPFTVPGGAMERVKWLLCWPILLLLYLTVPDCAKPRWERCFLLSFFLSTVWIAIFSYFMVWMVTIIGFTLGIPDVIMGITFLAAGTSVPDCIASLIVARQGLGDMAVSNTIGSNVFDILVGLGVPWAIQTMAVDYGSEVMINSRGLVYSVVLLLGSVALTVLGIHVNGWRLDLRLGVYVLVLYAVFLCFSILIEYNVFTFVNLPMCLEPL, encoded by the exons ATGGAGCCGGACCGGAGCTGCACCGTGTCAAAAAAGACCATCATCACCAAAATATTTAAAGTTCGCAAGAGGAGGCAAATGCTTTTTATCCAAGTGTGTTTCATCAGCAGTGTATTGTGCCTGACGTGGTGCATGTCCGCTCTGCTCAGCCTAACAG gtcatGGGTTGGTCCTTGACACTGGCAGGAGCCTGGCAGGGACTCCTGACCTGTTGGGGCGAAGACTGATGGCGGTGGACGATGACAACGACACACTGGCCAAGAACTGTACTGAACcag CTGTCCATGAATTTCCCGAAGACATGTTCACCAACAGACAACGCACACAAGGAGCCGTGCTGATACACATTTTTGCG gcTCTCTACATGTTCCTGGCTCTGGCCATTGTGTGCGATGACTACTTTGTTATGTCTCTGGACAAGATCTGTGAG AAACTGGACCTGAGTGAGGACGTGGCTGGTGCCACCTTTATGGCTGCTGGAAGCTCCGCCCCCGAGCTGTTTGCTTCTGTCATAG gtgTGTTTATCACCCACGGGGATGTGGGAGTGGGGACCATCGTGGGCTCAGCAGTCTTCAACATCCTGTGTATCATCGGCGTGTGTGGTATCTTCGCAGGCCAG GTGGTCTACCTGACCAAGTTTTCCGTGTTCCGGGACTCTCTCTACTACACGCTGTCTGTGGTCGCTCTGATAGCG tttATCTACGATGGAAAGATAGTGTG gtGGGAGAGCCTGATTCTGGTGGTGATGTACTCTGGCTACATCATAATCATGAA GTTCAACTCCCAGTTACAGAGCTACTTCTcaggaaaggaagagaaggcACTGGCCAATGGGAATACGGCAAGCAGCGAGCTGGAGGATGGTAatggttgctatgacagcatTTGGGACGACCCTTCCACAccgctcctccccccag TGAAGCCTGCCAAGTCGTACAGCAGGGGCTCAGTGGTGATGGTGGATGAGATGATCAGCTCCAGTCCGCCACACTACCGCTTCCCAGAGGCGGGACTACGCGTGATGATAACCAATCACTTTGGACCTAAGACACGCCTCCGCATGGCCAGCCGATTGATCATCAACGAG CAACAGAGACTGGTGCAGGCGTCCAACGGTGACACCACCATGGTGCTGGACGGTAAAACAGAAACGCTGGAGAACGGAGGCGTGGCGGAGGATAAACCtgccgaggagggggaggaggtgggactgGCCTCCCCCTTTACTGTCcctg GGGGCGCCATGGAGCGCGTGAAGTGGCTGCTGTGCTGGCccatcctgctgctgctgtacctGACGGTGCCGGACTGTGCCAAACCGCGCTGGGAGCGCTgcttcctgctctccttcttcctctccactgTCTGGATCGCCATCTTCTCCTACTTCATGGTCTGGATG gtgactATCATAGGCTTCACTCTGGGTATTCCTGATGTGATCATGGGCATCACGTTCCTGGCTGCGGGCACCAGTGTTCCTGACTGCATTGCCAGTCTCATAGTCGCCAGGCAAG gtctcgGGGACATGGCTGTGTCCAACACCATAGGCAGTAATGTGTTTGATATCCTGGTGGGTCTGGGCGTACCCTGGGCCATCCAGACTATGGCTGTGGACTACGGCTCCGAG gtgatgATCAACAGCAGAGGGCTGGTGTATTCTGTCGTGCTGCTCCTGGGATCTGTGGCTCTCACT gtgctGGGCATCCATGTGAATGGCTGGAGGCTGgacctgaggctgggggtgtatGTGTTGGTCCTGTACGCAgtcttcctctgcttctccatccTCATCGAGTACAACGTGTTCACCTTCGTCAACCTGCCCATGTGTCTGGAGCCGCTGTAG